The Allocatelliglobosispora scoriae genome contains a region encoding:
- a CDS encoding DUF4832 domain-containing protein — MRRALRLTAALLAALTLAAGTPAAATPAPTAPQWTALSYASAPADNPLKGFMPFAGSYQTFPYSQEWFYLPVRDVMTGPKQFRWDALERQLNAIAARGHQAVFRFYLDYPGKPSGIPQYLLDQGLVTRPYPDFGNNGVSVSPDYSDPRLVTAIDDFITALGRRYDGDPRIGFLTLGLIGFWGEWHTWPYDGWTQPENWMPSTDILQRILDRFDSSFNKTRLLARYPSAQNKTLGIGYHDDSFAFETLPPTSWHFVQRLIDEGVTDKWQREPVGGELRPEIQSCLWDQPVTCSQYEDYPQSVAQTHASWLINHAAFAGTGYTGDEYFRALAAAKSLGYELTVTEAAVSRDRVAVRIANRGTAPFYYDWAPELAAVDSSGRIVKRWRTGWNLTGILPGQDPAELTARIDIRGLRAGSYDIVARVANPLPNGIPLRFANTSQDIHSGWLTLGTVTTR, encoded by the coding sequence ATGAGAAGAGCACTGCGCCTCACCGCCGCCCTGCTGGCGGCGCTCACCCTCGCCGCGGGTACGCCCGCCGCGGCGACACCCGCACCCACCGCGCCGCAGTGGACGGCGCTGTCCTACGCCTCCGCCCCCGCCGACAACCCGCTCAAGGGCTTCATGCCCTTCGCGGGCAGCTATCAGACGTTCCCCTACAGCCAGGAATGGTTCTACCTGCCGGTCCGCGACGTGATGACCGGTCCGAAGCAGTTCCGCTGGGACGCCCTCGAACGGCAGCTCAACGCCATCGCCGCCCGCGGCCACCAGGCCGTGTTCCGCTTCTACCTCGACTACCCCGGGAAGCCCTCCGGCATCCCGCAGTACCTGCTCGACCAGGGTCTCGTCACCCGGCCCTACCCCGACTTCGGCAACAACGGCGTCAGCGTCTCCCCGGACTACAGCGACCCCCGCCTCGTCACCGCGATCGACGATTTCATCACCGCCCTGGGCCGCAGATACGACGGCGACCCGCGGATCGGGTTCCTCACCCTGGGCCTGATCGGGTTCTGGGGCGAGTGGCACACCTGGCCCTACGACGGCTGGACCCAGCCGGAGAACTGGATGCCCTCCACCGACATCCTGCAGCGGATCCTCGACCGCTTCGACTCCTCGTTCAACAAGACCCGGCTGCTGGCCCGCTACCCCAGCGCGCAGAACAAGACTCTCGGCATCGGCTACCACGACGACTCCTTCGCCTTCGAGACGCTGCCGCCGACCTCGTGGCACTTCGTGCAGCGCCTCATCGACGAGGGCGTCACCGACAAGTGGCAGCGCGAACCCGTCGGCGGCGAACTGCGCCCCGAGATCCAGTCCTGCCTGTGGGACCAGCCCGTCACCTGCTCCCAGTACGAGGACTACCCGCAGTCCGTCGCGCAGACTCATGCCTCCTGGTTGATCAACCACGCGGCGTTCGCCGGGACCGGCTACACCGGCGACGAGTATTTCCGCGCCCTCGCCGCCGCGAAGTCCCTCGGCTACGAGCTCACCGTCACCGAGGCCGCCGTGTCCCGGGACCGGGTGGCGGTGCGGATCGCCAACCGGGGCACCGCGCCGTTCTACTACGACTGGGCACCCGAGCTCGCCGCCGTCGACAGCTCCGGCCGCATCGTCAAGCGCTGGCGCACCGGCTGGAACCTGACCGGCATCCTGCCCGGCCAGGATCCCGCCGAGCTGACCGCGCGCATCGACATCCGTGGGCTGCGCGCGGGCAGCTACGACATCGTCGCGCGCGTCGCCAACCCGCTCCCCAACGGCATCCCGTTGCGGTTCGCCAACACCAGCCAGGACATCCACTCCGGCTGGCTCACCCTCGGCACCGTCACCACCCGCTGA
- a CDS encoding fibronectin type III domain-containing protein — translation MKARSRARSVLAAVGAVVLGAALTFVAPAGAQAAAAGPPTRPAAPATPDPALQAHPLTAAAGPVDNPLKGWARFYSPGGDQNNGYPHALTWGYFGLSEIMTSASNCASYNWSIVDSMLAETAGYGNQAAIRIYMTYPGGTGSHPANAIPPCFTGNVATRADATWNVTHPDYDSPFLITALKNFIAAFGARYDGDPRLGFIHLGLVGLWGEWHTWPYDTDTADGLPNYMPTDANGAQLIAAFDAAFNTTKIELRYPEAGGGAANTRDIGYHDDSFCFREGSPLQGVTLPASLGGASYAQLQRNLNTGTENKWIGSSMGGELRPEIQTFAFQSWPNGSGTVDNLKACIELEHATWMINEGSAAYSPTDANVAAATRLMGYNLTVDNAWFKDSATGTTNVGVQVSNSGVAPFYYPWTVSLGLKNGSGTVVRTWDTAWDLRTVKPLTIRNFPDWNVGTDPSYRDFGYRQYFQHSVDLTGLAQGGYQWVLRVKNPLETVSAAAKKLRFANATQNADGWLGLGAMTVGTGSADTTAPSTPTGLTSTGQTSSSVSLSWGASTDNVGVTGYEVFRGSTLVGSPAGTTFTDTGLSASTAYTYTVKARDAAGNRSAASGSLTVTTSAGGGSPVGYEAEASGNTLTGGAVVAACASCSGGSKVGYVGNGATLAFTNIAGGTGGARTVTIHYLSAVARTAIVNGQTVSFAATADWNTVGTTTVTLTLAAGNNTITIANPGDWAPDIDRITVSGGTTGDTTAPTTPTGLTSPGKTSSSISLSWGGSTDNVGVTGYEVFRGSTLVGSPTGTTFTDTGLSASTAYTYTVKARDAAGNRSAASGSLTVTTSAGGGSPVGYEAEASGNTLTGGALVASCASCSGGSKVGYVGNGATLAFNNVAGGTGGARTITIHYLSAVARTAVINGQTVNFAATADWNTVGTTTVTLTLGAGTNTITVANASGWAPDIDRITVS, via the coding sequence ATGAAAGCACGTTCACGCGCCAGATCCGTCCTGGCCGCAGTCGGCGCCGTCGTCCTCGGCGCCGCACTGACCTTCGTCGCCCCGGCCGGCGCCCAGGCCGCCGCGGCCGGCCCGCCCACCCGACCGGCCGCACCCGCGACCCCCGACCCGGCGCTGCAGGCCCATCCGCTGACCGCGGCCGCGGGGCCGGTGGACAACCCGCTGAAGGGCTGGGCCCGGTTCTACTCGCCCGGCGGTGACCAGAACAACGGCTACCCGCACGCGCTGACCTGGGGATACTTCGGCCTGTCCGAGATCATGACCAGCGCCTCGAACTGCGCGAGCTACAACTGGTCGATCGTCGACAGCATGCTGGCAGAGACCGCCGGCTACGGCAACCAGGCCGCGATCCGGATCTACATGACCTACCCCGGCGGCACCGGCAGCCACCCGGCCAACGCCATCCCGCCGTGCTTCACCGGCAACGTCGCCACCCGCGCCGACGCCACCTGGAACGTCACGCACCCCGACTACGACAGCCCGTTCCTGATCACCGCGCTGAAGAACTTCATCGCCGCGTTCGGCGCCCGCTACGACGGCGACCCCCGCCTGGGGTTCATCCACCTCGGTCTGGTCGGGCTGTGGGGCGAGTGGCACACCTGGCCCTACGACACCGACACCGCCGACGGGCTGCCCAACTACATGCCCACCGACGCCAACGGCGCGCAGCTCATCGCCGCCTTCGACGCCGCGTTCAACACCACCAAGATCGAGCTGCGCTACCCGGAGGCGGGCGGGGGAGCGGCGAACACCCGCGACATCGGCTACCACGACGACTCGTTCTGCTTCCGCGAGGGCTCGCCGTTGCAGGGCGTGACCCTGCCCGCGTCGTTGGGCGGCGCCTCCTACGCCCAGCTGCAGCGCAACCTCAACACCGGCACCGAGAACAAGTGGATCGGCAGCTCCATGGGCGGCGAGCTGCGGCCCGAGATCCAGACCTTCGCCTTCCAGTCCTGGCCGAACGGCTCCGGCACCGTCGACAACCTCAAGGCCTGCATCGAGCTCGAACACGCCACCTGGATGATCAACGAGGGGAGTGCCGCCTACTCGCCGACCGACGCGAACGTCGCGGCCGCGACGCGGCTCATGGGCTACAACCTCACCGTCGACAACGCCTGGTTCAAGGACTCCGCCACCGGCACGACGAACGTCGGCGTGCAGGTCAGCAACAGCGGCGTGGCCCCGTTCTACTACCCGTGGACCGTCAGCCTGGGGCTGAAGAACGGCTCCGGCACCGTCGTGCGGACCTGGGACACCGCCTGGGACCTGCGCACCGTCAAGCCGCTGACGATCCGCAACTTCCCCGACTGGAACGTCGGCACCGACCCCAGCTACCGCGACTTCGGCTACCGGCAGTATTTCCAGCACAGCGTCGACCTCACCGGCCTCGCCCAGGGCGGCTACCAGTGGGTGCTGCGGGTCAAGAACCCCCTGGAGACCGTCAGCGCCGCCGCGAAGAAGCTCCGCTTCGCCAACGCCACCCAGAACGCCGACGGCTGGCTCGGCCTCGGCGCCATGACCGTCGGCACCGGCAGCGCCGACACCACCGCGCCGTCGACGCCGACCGGCCTCACCTCGACCGGTCAGACCTCGTCGTCGGTCTCGCTGTCGTGGGGCGCTTCGACGGACAACGTCGGTGTCACCGGCTATGAGGTGTTCCGGGGTTCGACGCTGGTCGGCAGCCCGGCGGGCACCACGTTCACCGACACCGGTCTGAGTGCTTCGACGGCGTACACGTACACGGTGAAGGCTCGGGACGCGGCCGGGAACCGGTCGGCGGCGAGCGGCTCGCTCACCGTGACCACCTCGGCGGGCGGCGGTTCGCCGGTCGGTTACGAGGCCGAGGCCTCGGGCAACACGCTCACCGGCGGCGCGGTCGTCGCCGCGTGCGCTTCCTGCTCAGGTGGGTCGAAGGTCGGCTACGTCGGCAACGGCGCGACCCTCGCCTTCACCAACATCGCCGGGGGTACGGGCGGCGCGCGCACCGTGACGATCCACTACCTGTCGGCGGTGGCGCGGACCGCGATCGTCAACGGGCAGACGGTGAGCTTCGCGGCGACCGCCGACTGGAACACCGTCGGCACCACCACCGTCACCCTGACCCTCGCGGCGGGGAACAACACGATCACCATCGCCAACCCCGGCGACTGGGCACCGGACATCGACCGCATCACCGTCAGCGGCGGCACGACCGGTGACACCACCGCGCCGACGACGCCGACGGGCTTGACCTCGCCGGGCAAGACATCGTCGTCGATCTCCCTGTCGTGGGGCGGCTCGACGGACAACGTCGGTGTCACCGGCTATGAGGTGTTCCGGGGTTCGACGCTGGTCGGCAGCCCGACCGGCACCACGTTCACCGACACCGGTCTGAGCGCGTCCACGGCGTACACGTACACCGTCAAGGCTCGGGACGCGGCCGGGAACCGGTCGGCGGCGAGCGGCTCGCTCACCGTGACCACCTCGGCGGGCGGCGGCTCGCCCGTCGGTTACGAGGCCGAGGCCTCGGGCAACACGCTCACCGGCGGCGCGCTCGTCGCCTCGTGCGCTTCCTGCTCGGGCGGGTCGAAGGTCGGCTACGTCGGCAACGGCGCGACCCTCGCCTTCAACAACGTCGCCGGAGGCACCGGCGGCGCCCGGACGATCACCATCCACTACCTGTCCGCCGTGGCACGGACCGCGGTGATCAACGGGCAGACGGTGAACTTCGCGGCGACCGCCGACTGGAACACCGTCGGCACCACCACCGTGACCCTGACCCTCGGGGCCGGGACCAACACGATCACCGTCGCCAACGCGAGCGGCTGGGCGCCCGACATCGACCGCATCACCGTCAGCTGA
- a CDS encoding carbohydrate ABC transporter permease, with protein sequence MKSTKQRDDRRAAWWFLLPVLVGFAVFYGYPAARGIWYSVTDYTMLNTPSYVGTENYAKLFSDEQFWNSLLVTGWYVVLNIGSQTALALGIATLMHRLTRSVVLRATLLLPWLVPNVTIGLLWMWLLDTNLGFVNNLLNTLGFNPIGFFTDATWAMPSIAGINTWAYTGYTALLLYAGMLQIPQYLYEGAAIDGAGEWLMFRRITLPLLRPVLALVLVVSMIGSFQIFDTIAVTTRGGPVAATRVIYYYIYQQAFTYFHMGYAAAAAICLALILGVLTAVQMRLLRASRSDLM encoded by the coding sequence ATGAAGTCGACAAAACAGCGTGACGACCGTCGCGCGGCATGGTGGTTCCTGCTGCCGGTGCTGGTGGGGTTCGCCGTCTTCTACGGCTACCCGGCAGCTCGCGGCATCTGGTACTCGGTCACCGACTACACCATGCTCAACACGCCCTCCTATGTGGGGACGGAGAACTACGCCAAGCTCTTCAGCGACGAGCAGTTCTGGAATTCGCTGCTGGTCACGGGCTGGTACGTGGTCCTCAACATCGGATCGCAGACCGCGCTGGCCCTGGGCATCGCCACCCTCATGCACCGCCTGACCCGCTCGGTGGTGCTGCGGGCGACGCTGCTGCTGCCATGGCTGGTCCCCAACGTCACCATCGGCCTGCTGTGGATGTGGCTGCTCGACACCAACCTCGGGTTCGTCAACAACCTGCTCAACACCCTCGGCTTCAACCCCATCGGCTTCTTCACCGACGCGACCTGGGCGATGCCCTCCATCGCCGGGATCAACACCTGGGCCTACACCGGCTACACCGCACTGCTGCTCTACGCCGGGATGCTGCAGATCCCCCAGTACCTCTACGAGGGTGCGGCGATCGACGGCGCCGGCGAGTGGCTGATGTTCCGGCGCATCACCCTGCCGCTGCTCCGCCCGGTCCTGGCGCTGGTGCTGGTGGTCTCCATGATCGGGTCGTTCCAGATCTTCGACACCATCGCGGTCACCACGCGGGGCGGGCCGGTCGCGGCCACCCGGGTCATCTACTACTACATCTATCAGCAAGCGTTCACGTACTTCCACATGGGGTACGCCGCCGCCGCGGCGATCTGCCTCGCGCTGATCCTCGGCGTGCTCACCGCCGTACAGATGCGCCTGCTGCGCGCATCGCGCTCGGACCTGATGTGA
- a CDS encoding carbohydrate ABC transporter permease, translated as MTRRTFNPGRALAWVAMIVVLVVTVFPFWWMIRTALTPAADIYTDNTGLLPDHPTLVNFARILGLTSEAEARAAGGSGARLDFARYLLNSVIYCGLIAAVQTLFCAMAGYAFARLRFPGRDLVFGIVIAALMVPPIFTLLPNFILVKDLGLMNTMAGMVAPTILMTPFAVFFLRQFFLSLPRDVEEAAILDGNGPWGIFWRIALPMSRGPLITIGLTTTVWAWKDFLWPLLVGRNEENRLVTVALGVFLQQSPNTQPDWTGLMAASTLSVLPVLVLLVLMGKRLVQSLNFTGSK; from the coding sequence ATGACACGCAGGACTTTCAACCCCGGCCGAGCGCTGGCGTGGGTCGCGATGATCGTGGTGCTCGTGGTGACGGTCTTCCCGTTCTGGTGGATGATCCGCACCGCGCTCACCCCCGCCGCCGACATCTACACCGACAACACCGGGCTGCTGCCGGACCACCCGACCCTGGTCAACTTCGCCAGGATCCTCGGCCTGACCAGCGAGGCGGAGGCCCGCGCCGCAGGCGGCTCCGGCGCGCGGCTCGACTTCGCCCGCTACCTGCTCAACTCGGTCATCTACTGCGGCCTGATCGCCGCGGTGCAGACCCTGTTCTGCGCCATGGCCGGGTACGCCTTCGCCCGGCTGCGCTTCCCCGGTCGCGACCTGGTGTTCGGCATCGTGATCGCGGCGCTGATGGTGCCGCCGATCTTCACCCTGCTGCCGAACTTCATCCTGGTCAAAGACCTCGGCCTGATGAACACGATGGCCGGCATGGTCGCACCCACGATCCTGATGACGCCCTTCGCGGTCTTCTTCCTCCGCCAGTTCTTCCTGTCGCTCCCCCGCGACGTGGAGGAGGCAGCCATCCTCGACGGCAACGGCCCGTGGGGCATCTTCTGGCGCATCGCGCTGCCGATGAGCCGGGGCCCGCTGATCACGATCGGGCTCACCACGACGGTCTGGGCCTGGAAGGACTTCCTCTGGCCGCTGCTCGTCGGCCGCAACGAGGAGAACCGGCTCGTCACCGTCGCCCTCGGCGTGTTCCTGCAGCAGTCGCCGAACACCCAACCCGACTGGACGGGGCTGATGGCCGCCTCGACGCTGTCCGTCCTGCCCGTCCTGGTGCTGCTCGTTCTCATGGGCAAGCGCCTGGTCCAGTCCCTCAACTTCACCGGAAGCAAGTAA
- a CDS encoding ABC transporter substrate-binding protein, translating into MNRRSRVGAALLTLAVATGLGACSQAEDDADAAVTLNYWLWDDNQKASYQQCADAFHTANPNITVQISQAAWGQYWQNLTTQLASGDAPDVWTNQGSYYPQFVSAGQILDIQPYVTADGVDLSQYQGGLADLFTKDGKRFGLPKDWDTMAIVYNTELLKAQGIDPAGLQNLTWNPTDGGTFEQAIAKATVDANGHNGLDPAFDKTKVKTYGYLAEWADGSQGQNGWGNLAASNGFTYLDKNPWGTQYKYDDPKLAATIDWFKSLIAKGYSPALDKASTLSRDALMTAGKGAMTFAGSWMINTYLAADAKVKFALAPLPTGPQGRKSAINGLSDAIWAGTKHKDQAWKWVKFLGSADCQNIVGGNGVVFPAIKSATNKALDAHKAKGRDVQPFIDEATAPGGTFFVPVTEHGNEVSQIVQDAIQSSVLGQTDSATALKKANDQVNALFK; encoded by the coding sequence ATGAATCGCAGATCACGGGTCGGAGCGGCACTGCTGACCCTGGCCGTGGCGACCGGTCTCGGCGCATGCAGCCAGGCCGAGGACGACGCCGACGCGGCCGTCACCCTGAACTACTGGCTCTGGGACGACAACCAGAAGGCGTCCTACCAGCAGTGCGCCGACGCGTTCCACACCGCCAACCCCAACATCACCGTGCAGATCAGCCAGGCGGCGTGGGGTCAGTACTGGCAGAACCTCACCACCCAGCTCGCCTCCGGCGACGCCCCGGACGTGTGGACCAACCAGGGCTCCTACTACCCGCAGTTCGTCAGCGCCGGCCAGATCCTCGACATCCAGCCCTACGTCACCGCAGACGGCGTCGACCTGTCCCAGTACCAGGGCGGCCTCGCCGACCTGTTCACCAAGGACGGCAAGCGCTTCGGCCTGCCGAAGGACTGGGACACGATGGCGATCGTCTACAACACCGAGCTGCTCAAGGCGCAGGGCATCGACCCGGCCGGCCTGCAGAACCTGACCTGGAACCCGACCGACGGCGGCACCTTCGAGCAGGCGATCGCCAAGGCGACCGTCGACGCCAACGGCCACAACGGCCTGGACCCGGCCTTCGACAAGACCAAGGTCAAGACCTACGGCTACCTGGCGGAGTGGGCCGACGGCTCGCAGGGCCAGAACGGCTGGGGCAACCTCGCCGCCAGCAACGGCTTCACCTACCTCGACAAGAACCCGTGGGGCACCCAGTACAAGTACGACGACCCCAAGCTCGCCGCGACGATCGACTGGTTCAAGTCCCTCATCGCCAAGGGCTACAGCCCCGCCCTGGACAAGGCCTCCACGCTCAGCCGTGACGCACTCATGACCGCCGGCAAGGGCGCCATGACGTTCGCCGGCTCCTGGATGATCAACACGTACCTCGCCGCCGACGCGAAGGTGAAGTTCGCCCTCGCGCCGCTGCCGACCGGGCCGCAGGGCCGCAAGTCGGCCATCAACGGCCTGTCCGACGCGATCTGGGCCGGGACCAAGCACAAGGACCAGGCCTGGAAGTGGGTCAAGTTCCTCGGCTCCGCCGACTGCCAGAACATCGTCGGCGGCAACGGCGTCGTCTTCCCGGCCATCAAGTCGGCCACGAACAAGGCGCTCGACGCGCACAAGGCCAAGGGCCGCGACGTGCAGCCGTTCATCGATGAGGCGACGGCTCCCGGCGGCACGTTCTTCGTGCCGGTCACCGAGCACGGCAACGAGGTCAGCCAGATCGTCCAGGACGCCATCCAGTCCTCGGTGCTCGGCCAGACCGACTCGGCCACCGCGCTGAAGAAGGCCAACGACCAGGTCAACGCCCTGTTCAAGTAG
- a CDS encoding glycoside hydrolase family 36 protein, whose protein sequence is MALLIELAGHTFALEHDGPGSPQAADGGLVLPPGRVALLHGLGDALFYRHGHNSWSPCGWRRLSEPPLRIANPQRRLTADDTVWDDPARHHSSAVAALDTGDGNILLLGALGLGSARLAADRDTLSGWYEHGAHPWFAAFGPEDEVFAAYARHLADRLGSRSRRAGNVWCSWYAYYEAITEQQLVKDIDDLRGLPFDVVQVDDGWQRLVGDWQPNQKFPSGMQALADRITDAGMTPGLWLAPFIALPDSQLVRERPEVLLRDAAGEPVIAGNNWGTGYHALDLSRPATRDYLAELTHRVVHEWGFKYLKLDFINAGAAPGVRADDAEREQSYRDGLALIREVAGDDVYLLGSGAILLPSLGILDGLRSGPDVAPMWQNYASDDPSDAMARNAVVNTLHRLWQQPLTEVDPDVIYFRSRLNLLTDQQLAWLRDLADICRFRAVSDPPSWLSATELDDMTTYLAAQPEIGRVGRYEYTVGGRTADFTAAITPAAQAYPIS, encoded by the coding sequence ATGGCACTGCTCATCGAGCTGGCCGGACACACCTTCGCCCTCGAACACGACGGCCCCGGCAGCCCGCAAGCAGCCGACGGGGGCCTGGTACTTCCGCCGGGACGCGTCGCCCTGCTGCACGGACTGGGCGACGCCCTGTTCTACCGGCACGGCCACAACTCCTGGAGCCCCTGCGGCTGGCGCCGGCTCAGCGAACCCCCGCTGCGCATCGCCAACCCGCAGCGGCGCCTCACCGCCGACGACACCGTGTGGGACGACCCCGCCCGTCACCACTCCTCCGCCGTCGCCGCCCTCGACACCGGCGACGGCAACATCCTGCTGCTGGGCGCACTCGGCCTGGGCAGCGCGCGGCTCGCCGCCGACCGCGACACCCTCTCCGGCTGGTACGAGCACGGCGCCCACCCGTGGTTCGCCGCCTTCGGCCCCGAGGACGAGGTGTTCGCCGCGTACGCCCGGCACCTCGCCGACCGCCTGGGCAGCCGCAGCCGCCGGGCCGGAAACGTCTGGTGCTCCTGGTACGCCTACTACGAAGCCATCACCGAGCAGCAGCTCGTCAAGGACATCGACGACCTGCGCGGCCTGCCCTTCGACGTGGTGCAGGTCGACGACGGCTGGCAGCGGCTCGTCGGCGACTGGCAGCCCAACCAGAAGTTCCCGTCCGGGATGCAGGCGCTCGCCGACCGGATCACCGACGCCGGGATGACGCCGGGGCTGTGGCTGGCCCCGTTCATCGCGCTGCCGGATTCCCAGCTCGTCCGGGAGCGTCCCGAGGTGCTGCTGCGCGACGCCGCCGGGGAGCCCGTCATCGCCGGGAACAACTGGGGCACCGGCTATCACGCCCTGGACCTGTCCCGCCCGGCCACCCGCGACTACCTCGCCGAGCTGACCCACCGGGTGGTGCACGAGTGGGGCTTCAAGTACCTCAAGCTCGACTTCATCAACGCCGGTGCCGCGCCGGGGGTACGCGCCGACGACGCCGAGCGGGAGCAGTCCTACCGCGACGGCCTGGCGCTGATCCGCGAGGTCGCCGGTGACGACGTCTACCTGCTGGGCAGCGGCGCCATCCTGCTGCCGTCGCTGGGGATCCTCGACGGGCTGCGCAGCGGCCCCGACGTGGCACCCATGTGGCAGAACTACGCCAGCGACGACCCGTCCGACGCCATGGCCCGCAACGCGGTCGTCAACACGCTGCACCGGCTGTGGCAGCAGCCGCTCACCGAGGTCGACCCGGACGTCATCTACTTCCGCAGCCGCCTCAACCTCCTCACCGACCAGCAGCTCGCCTGGCTGCGCGACCTGGCCGACATCTGCCGGTTCCGGGCGGTCTCGGATCCGCCGAGCTGGCTGTCGGCGACCGAGCTCGACGACATGACCACCTACCTCGCGGCGCAGCCGGAGATCGGTCGGGTGGGCCGCTACGAGTACACCGTCGGCGGGCGCACCGCCGACTTCACCGCGGCGATCACTCCGGCGGCGCAGGCCTACCCCATCTCCTGA
- a CDS encoding ROK family transcriptional regulator, with amino-acid sequence MTELATTGADLPRLRELNSLSIVRALRDQPPSTVTELSQRTGLSRPAVDVIAQGLVTDGWATVIEPGASSAVGRPARRYQFRAGAGHVLGVDVGVHKILALLADLDGNIVHSVRQAVPADAGPVERLAALDEVIDACVTEARKDPADIWAVTLAVTGAVDATGRTSFFTPLPGWKSVNLAAHLGKRFSCPILVENDCKLAALAEQWKGAASDADDIVYLLAGMRTGAGLIIDGVLRRGFGGAAGEIGALKHVRWLNAPEHLQNCPGVPATVEPDDAAAWVFNAARQGDKAARAAVNRYVKDLAVGAAALVLTLDPQVVVFGGGFSRSADLVLGPLRNELQRLCLRMPEVRASTLGADSVALGALKLSLKEVDNLLFSAGLSAPVAPRRQ; translated from the coding sequence GTGACAGAGCTGGCAACAACCGGAGCGGACCTTCCGCGGCTGCGCGAGCTCAACTCACTGAGCATCGTGCGCGCGCTGCGGGACCAGCCGCCGTCCACCGTGACGGAGCTGTCCCAGCGCACCGGGCTGTCCCGGCCCGCCGTCGACGTCATCGCACAGGGACTGGTGACCGACGGCTGGGCGACCGTGATCGAGCCCGGCGCCAGCAGCGCCGTCGGGCGCCCGGCCCGCCGGTACCAGTTCCGGGCCGGTGCGGGCCACGTCCTCGGCGTCGATGTCGGCGTGCACAAGATCCTCGCGCTGCTGGCCGACCTCGACGGCAACATCGTCCACTCGGTGCGGCAGGCCGTCCCCGCCGATGCCGGACCCGTCGAGCGGCTCGCCGCCCTCGACGAGGTCATCGACGCCTGCGTCACCGAGGCACGCAAGGACCCCGCCGACATCTGGGCCGTCACGCTCGCCGTCACCGGCGCCGTCGACGCGACCGGGCGGACGAGCTTCTTCACGCCGCTTCCCGGCTGGAAGAGCGTCAACCTCGCCGCGCACCTGGGCAAACGGTTCTCCTGCCCGATCCTGGTGGAGAACGACTGCAAGCTGGCAGCCCTCGCCGAGCAGTGGAAGGGTGCCGCCAGCGACGCCGACGACATCGTCTACCTGCTCGCCGGTATGCGTACCGGCGCGGGGTTGATCATCGACGGTGTCCTGCGGCGCGGCTTCGGCGGCGCGGCGGGCGAGATCGGCGCGCTGAAGCACGTCCGCTGGCTCAACGCCCCCGAGCACCTCCAGAACTGCCCCGGCGTGCCCGCGACCGTCGAGCCCGACGACGCCGCCGCCTGGGTCTTCAACGCCGCACGGCAGGGCGACAAGGCCGCTCGCGCCGCGGTCAACCGGTATGTCAAGGACCTCGCCGTCGGCGCCGCAGCGCTCGTGCTCACCCTCGACCCCCAGGTGGTCGTGTTCGGCGGCGGCTTCTCCCGCTCGGCCGACCTCGTCCTCGGCCCGCTGCGCAACGAGCTGCAGCGCCTGTGCCTGCGCATGCCCGAGGTCCGCGCCTCCACCCTCGGCGCGGACTCCGTCGCGCTCGGCGCGCTGAAGCTGTCCCTCAAGGAGGTGGACAACCTGCTCTTCAGCGCGGGGCTGTCCGCTCCGGTCGCGCCTCGCCGCCAATGA
- a CDS encoding pentapeptide repeat-containing protein, producing MSSRAGGTTIGPRTPAKPRPPSALEAAGSPDHDLEDESTFRRLGFMEMDLTGQSGESIEFEQCKFSRATLSGVVLEQSAFMDCRVENSDWANLRTTKSSMLRVELQSVRLTGLTWVDGNWRDVTVRECRVDLATFRFSSFKDVAFIDCNLTRADFTNADLRGAHFTGCDLTAAQFAQADAAGARFTRCELAGIGSVERLRGATVSGHDLVALSHTLAGALGIQIGE from the coding sequence GTGAGTAGTCGTGCAGGCGGGACCACCATCGGTCCGCGTACCCCCGCGAAGCCTCGGCCGCCCTCGGCGCTGGAGGCGGCCGGCTCGCCGGACCACGACCTGGAGGACGAGTCGACCTTCCGGCGGCTCGGCTTCATGGAGATGGACCTGACCGGCCAGTCCGGGGAGTCGATCGAGTTCGAGCAGTGCAAGTTCAGCCGGGCCACGCTCTCGGGCGTCGTCCTGGAGCAGTCGGCGTTCATGGACTGCCGGGTCGAGAACTCCGACTGGGCCAACCTGCGCACGACGAAGTCGTCGATGCTGCGGGTGGAGCTGCAATCGGTGCGGCTGACGGGCCTGACCTGGGTCGACGGCAACTGGCGGGACGTGACGGTGCGGGAGTGCCGGGTGGACCTCGCGACCTTCCGGTTCAGCAGCTTCAAGGACGTCGCCTTCATCGACTGCAACCTGACCCGGGCCGACTTCACCAACGCCGACCTGCGGGGCGCGCACTTCACCGGCTGCGACCTGACGGCGGCGCAGTTCGCGCAGGCCGACGCGGCGGGTGCCCGGTTCACCCGGTGCGAGCTCGCCGGGATCGGCAGCGTCGAGCGGCTGCGCGGCGCGACCGTGAGCGGTCACGATCTCGTGGCGCTGTCACACACCCTGGCCGGGGCGCTCGGCATCCAGATCGGGGAGTGA